From Tripterygium wilfordii isolate XIE 37 chromosome 13, ASM1340144v1, whole genome shotgun sequence, the proteins below share one genomic window:
- the LOC120013517 gene encoding precursor of CEP14-like: MARVSAFAIIFILVLASFCCSSIEGRKLLGTKGNNNNKNRVSSAFTSLVLASLPKGTVPNSSPSKKGHATFVSEKLFVRHLADIHPTDESVPSPGAGH, encoded by the coding sequence ATGGCTCGAGTAAGCGCATTTGCCATCATCTTCATCCTTGTTTTGGCTTCATTCTGCTGTTCATCAATTGAAGGCCGGAAGCTTTTGGGTACTAAAgggaacaacaacaacaagaacagAGTATCTTCTGCGTTTACAAGTTTGGTTCTTGCTTCCCTGCCTAAGGGAACAGTGCCAAACTCTTCTCCAAGTAAGAAGGGTCACGCCACCTTCGTTAGTGAAAAACTCTTTGTGCGTCACCTCGCCGACATTCATCCCACTGACGAATCCGTTCCAAGCCCCGGTGCCGGCCATTGA
- the LOC120013918 gene encoding probable alpha,alpha-trehalose-phosphate synthase [UDP-forming] 7: MMSKSYTNLLDLASGNFPVMGQTREKKRLPRVMTVPGVISELDDDQANSVTSDVPSSVVQDRIIIVANQLPVKAKRRPDNKGWSFSWDEDSLLLQLKDGLPEDMEVLYVGSLRVDVDANEQDDVSQLLLDRFKCVPAFLPHDILSKFYHGFCKQHLWPLFHYMLPFSAAHGGRFDRSLWEAYVAANKIFSQRVIEIINPEDDYVWIHDYHLMVLPTFLRRRFTRLRMGFFLHSPFPSSEIYRTLPVREEILKALLNSDLIGFHTFDYARHFLSCCSRMLGLDYQSKRGYIGLEYYGRTVGIKIMPVGIHMGQIESVLRLADSEWRVGDIKRQFEGKTVLLGVDDMDIFKGVNLKLLAMEQMLKQHPKWQGRAVLVQIANPARGRGKDLEEIQDEIQASCKRINESFGRPGYEPIVFIDRPVSLSERAAYYAIAECVVVAAVRDGMNLTPYEYIVCRQGVSESETSSESTGPRKSMLVVSEFIGCSPSLSGAIRVNPWNIEATAEAMNEAISMADAEKQLRHEKHYRYVSTHDVAYWSRSFFQDLERTCKDHFRRRCWGIGLSFGFRVVALDPNFRKLSIDHIVSAYLRSKNRAILLDYDGTVMPQTSINKTPSREVISIINTLCGDVKNKVFIVSGRGKDSLGKWFSPCKKLGIAAEHGYLLRWPTDENWEICDQSNDFGWMQIAEPVMKLYTEATDGSYVETKESALVWHHQDADAGFGTSQAKEMLDHLESVLANEPVAVKRGQFIVEVKPQGVSKGLVAEKIFRSMADSGRQADFVLCIGDDRSDEDMFEIIGNAMTSGVLSSNTSVFACTVGQKPSKARYYLDDTSEVVFMLDALAEASDSPPSTPEEPSP, translated from the exons ATGATGTCCAAATCGTATACCAATCTTTTAGATCTAGCGTCCGGTAATTTTCCGGTAATGGGCCAAACCCGTGAGAAGAAGCGATTGCCACGTGTCATGACTGTACCAGGGGTGATTTCTGAGCTTGATGATGATCAGGCTAATAGTGTCACATCGGACGTACCTTCTTCTGTTGTTCAGGATCGGATCATCATTGTAGCTAATCAACTGCCTGTGAAAGCTAAACGAAGACCTGATAATAAAGGATGGAGTTTTAGCTGGGATGAGGATTCATTGTTGTTGCAATTGAAAGATGGCTTGCCCGAAGATATGGAGGTTTTGTATGTGGGTTCTTTGAGGGTTGATGTTGACGCAAATGAACAAGATGATGTGTCGCAACTTTTGTTGGATAGATTCAAGTGTGTTCCAGCTTTCTTGCCACATGACATTTTGTCCAAGTTTTATCATGGATTCTGTAAACAGCATTTATGGCCGTTGTTCCATTATATGCTTCCTTTCTCTGCAGCTCATGGTGGGAGGTTTGACCGCTCATTGTGGGAAGCATATGTGGCAGCAAATAAGATTTTCTCGCAAAGAGTGATTGAGATTATCAATCCTGAGGATGACTACGTATGGATTCATGATTATCATCTGATGGTTCTGCCTACATTCTTAAGGAGGAGGTTTACTCGGTTGAGGATGGGGTTTTTTCTTCACAGTCCATTTCCTTCTTCGGAAATATATAGAACTTTGCCTGTGAGGGAAGAGATACTTAAGGCGCTTCTGAATTCGGACCTCATTGGCTTTCACACTTTCGATTATGCTCGGCATTTTCTCTCTTGCTGTAGCAggatgttgggtttggattatCAGTCAAAGAGGGGCTATATTGGGTTGGAGTATTATGGTAGGACGGTTGGGATAAAGATCATGCCAGTTGGTATTCACATGGGGCAGATTGAGTCTGTTTTGAGACTTGCAGATTCAGAGTGGAGGGTTGGAGACATTAAACGGCAATTTGAAGGAAAGACTGTGTTGCTTGGAGTTGATGACATGGACATCTTTAAAGGTGTCAATTTGAAGCTGTTGGCAATGGAACAAATGTTGAAGCAGCATCCAAAGTGGCAGGGAAGGGCCGTTTTGGTACAGATTGCAAATCCTGCTAGGGGAAGAGGAAAGGATCTTGAGGAAATACAGGACGAAATACAAGCAAGTTGCAAGAGAATCAATGAAAGCTTTGGGCGGCCTGGGTATGAAccgattgtgttcattgatagACCAGTATCTCTTAGTGAAAGAGCTGCATATTACGCCATCGCCGAGTGTGTCGTAGTGGCAGCTGTAAGGGATGGGATGAATCTCACTCCTTATGAGTATATTGTGTGCAGGCAGGGAGTATCTGAATCAGAGACTAGTTCGGAATCAACTGGGCCCAGGAAGAGCATGCTGGTCGTATCAGAGTTCATTGGATGCTCCCCTTCCCTCAGCGGTGCTATTAGGGTTAACCCTTGGAACATTGAAGCAACTGCTGAGGCAATGAATGAGGCAATTTCAATGGCTGATGCTGAAAAGCAGTTGCGCCATGAGAAACATTACAGGTATGTCAGCACACATGATGTGGCATATTGGTCACGGAGCTTCTTCCAAGATTTGGAGAGGACTTGCAAAGACCATTTCCGAAGGCGTTGTTGGGGAATTGGCTTGAGCTTTGGATTCAGAGTTGTAGCACTAGATCCTAATTTCAGAAAATTGTCTATTGATCACATTGTCTCTGCATATTTACGGTCCAAAAATCGGGCTATACTGTTGGACTATGATGGAACTGTAATGCCACAAACATCCATCAACAAAACTCCTAGTCGAGAGGTCATATCAATCATAAATACACTTTGTGGGGATGTGAAAAACAAGGTTTTCATTGTTAGTGGCAGGGGGAAAGATAGTTTAGGCAAGTGGTTTTCTCCATGCAAGAAGCTTGGAATTGCAGCTGAGCATGGTTACCTCCTGAG GTGGCCTACGGATGAGAACTGGGAGATTTGTGACCAAAGTAATGACTTTGGGTGGATGCAAATAGCTGAGCCTGTGATGAAATTGTATACAGAAGCTACAGATGGTTCTTACGTTGAGACCAAGGAGAGTGCCTTGGTGTGGCACCATCAAGATGCTGACGCTGGGTTCGGAACGAGCCAGGCCAAGGAGATGCTGGACCATCTTGAAAGTGTTCTGGCAAATGAGCCGGTGGCAGTCAAAAGAGGCCAATTTATTGTGGAAGTGAAGCCACAG GGTGTCAGTAAAGGTCTGGTTGCTGAAAAGATCTTCAGATCAATGGCAGATAGTGGAAGGCAGGCTGATTTTGTTCTGTGCATTGGTGATGATAGATCAGATGAAGACATGTTTGAGATCATCGGCAATGCTATGACTAGTGGTGTCCTTTCTTCAAATACATCTGTTTTTGCCTGCACTGTTGGACAGAAACCAAGTAAAGCCAGGTATTACTTGGATGACACCAGTGAAGTTGTATTCATGCTTGATGCTCTAGCAGAAGCTTCCGACTCTCCACCTTCCACTCCAGAAGAACCTTCTCCTTAA
- the LOC120013919 gene encoding protein GRAVITROPIC IN THE LIGHT 1-like, which translates to METFKCRSVPNGKSKLARTFQKVIKIRTATKVASNNNGVGHGIGICMLTSQHRFEGGDSPTFCRSNSSSTEKQGEVKARQRAVMEALVAKLFASVTSIKAAYAELQMAQSPYNSEAIQAADQAVVDELKAISELKRSFLKKILDFSPQVTMMLAEIQEQQSLMKTYEITIKKLESQVEIKEYDISSLKKKLDDSIGYNKSLENKLNASGSLSMIDYIQVSRLNITNFVQVLQYTLRSMRSFVKLMIREMELAHWDLDSAARGIEPDAVFTNPSHRCFVFESFVCRTMFEGFNQPHFMLTSETQKQDKPPTDYYINRFKNLKSLTPKQFLTQNPNSSFAKFTRIKYLSVVHAKMECSLFGNLNQRKLLNSGSVPDSGFFTGFAEMAKRVWVLHSLAFSFGEDVNVYQVKKNCRFSEVYMDAVSDESVMVSPSQSSILGKENLRVGFTVVPGLKIGKNVIQSQVYLPTATSPSPARL; encoded by the coding sequence ATGGAGACATTCAAATGCAGATCAGTCCCTAATGGCAAGAGCAAGCTAGCTCGAACGTTCCAAAAAGTAATCAAAATCAGAACTGCAACCAAGGTAGCCTCTAATAACAATGGCGTTGGTCATGGCATTGGGATTTGTATGCTTACATCGCAACATAGATTCGAAGGAGGAGATTCCCCCACATTTTGCAGGTCCAACAGCAGTAGTACGGAAAAACAGGGAGAAGTGAAGGCGAGGCAGAGAGCGGTGATGGAGGCTTTGGTGGCCAAGCTCTTCGCCAGTGTCACTTCCATCAAGGCTGCATATGCAGAGCTTCAAATGGCGCAGAGTCCCTACAACAGCGAAGCGATTCAGGCGGCGGACCAGGCGGTTGTTGATGAATTGAAGGCCATTTCTGAGCTGAAGAGAAGTTTCTTAAAGAAAATACTCGACTTTTCTCCTCAGGTTACTATGATGCTCGCAGAGATTCAAGAACAGCAGAGCTTGATGAAGACTTACGAGATCACGATCAAGAAACTGGAATCCCAAGTTGAGATTAAAGAGTATGACATTTCTTCGCTCAAGAAAAAACTTGATGATTCAATTGGGTATAACAAATCACTGGAGAACAAACTGAATGCTAGTGGGTCTTTGTCAATGATCGATTATATCCAGGTTTCAAGGTTGAATATAACCAATTTTGTACAGGTTTTGCAATACACATTGAGATCTATGAGGAGTTTCGTTAAACTGATGATCCGAGAAATGGAGTTGGCACATTGGGATTTGGATTCAGCAGCCAGAGGAATAGAACCAGACGCAGTGTTTACAAACCCAAGCCATCGTTGTTTTGTGTTCGAATCGTTTGTTTGCAGAACAATGTTCGAAGGTTTCAATCAACCCCATTTCATGCTCACAAGCGAAACCCAGAAACAAGATAAGCCTCCGACTGATTACTACATCAACAGattcaaaaatctcaaatctttgACACCCAAACAGTTTCTAACCCAAAATCCCAACTCCTCGTTTGCAAAATTTACAAGAATCAAGTACCTCTCAGTAGTACATGCCAAGATGGAGTGCTCTCTGTTCGGGAATCTCAATCAGCGGAAGCTATTGAACTCTGGGAGCGTACCGGATTCTGGTTTCTTCACGGGTTTTGCAGAGATGGCGAAGCGGGTTTGGGTTTTGCACAGTTTGGCGTTCTCATTCGGTGAAGATGTTAATGTTTATCAGGTGAAGAAGAATTGCAGATTCTCAGAGGTGTACATGGATGCTGTTAGTGATGAATCGGTAATGGTATCCCCAAGTCAGAGTTCCATACTGGGCAAGGAGAATCTCAGAGTGGGTTTTACGGTGGTGCCAGGGCTCAAGATCGGGAAAAATGTTATACAGAGTCAAGTCTACTTGCCAACGGCTACTTCTCCTTCTCCGGCGCGTCTTTGA
- the LOC120012889 gene encoding ER lumen protein-retaining receptor A-like, with translation MNIFRFAGDMTHLISILVLLLKIYATKSCSGISLKTQELYALVFLTRYLDLFTSYISLYNTLMKLVFIGSSLAIVWCMRMHPAVKRSYAKEVDTFRHYYLVLACYVLALLVNEQFTFREVCWAFSIYLEAVAILPQLVLLQRSGNVDNLTGQYVLFLGAYRAFYILNWIYRYFMEPYFTRWIGCVAGVVQTALYADFFYYYFISWKNNAKLQLPA, from the exons ATGAATATCTTCAGATTCGCCGGCGATATGACTCACTTGATTAGTATATTGGTTCTCCTCCTCAAAATCTACGCCACCAAGTCGTGCTCAG GGATCTCACTTAAAACTCAGGAGCTGTATGCACTGGTGTTTTTGACTCGGTACCTGGATCTATTCACGAGCTATATCTCCCTATACAACACTTTGATGAAGTTGGTCTTCATTGGCAGCTCTCTGGCCATTGTATGGTGCATGCGGATGCATCCTGCTGTTAAGCGCTCTTATGCTAAAGAGGTTGACACTTTCCGCCATTACTATCTTGTCTTGGCATGCTATGTGTTGGCACTTCTTGTGAATGAGCAGTTCACATTTCGAGAG GTATGCTGGGCATTTTCAATATACTTGGAGGCAGTGGCGATTCTTCCGCAATTAGTTTTGCTTCAAAGAAGTGGAAATGTGGACAATTTGACAGGGCAATATGTTTTATTTCTTGG GGCCTATCGTGCTTTCTACATCCTTAATTGGATCTATCGCTACTTCATGGAACCGTATTTTACCCGATGGATAG GTTGCGTCGCTGGCGTTGTCCAGACAGCGCTATATGCAGATTTTTTCTATTACTACTTTATCAG CTGGAAAAACAATGCCAAGCTCCAGTTGCCAGCTTGA
- the LOC120012888 gene encoding protein STICHEL-like 3: MTKAVRDRILKDANGDISDHLRNHIHLSNCIHLKNHMHKQNPILVDRALVRDLIVLQRSRLLRDPSASPPSWHSPSVLDLLPKISEKDSIIREKRRSNANGLRREGRRLSRSSPPLASVAPSKVAPDEDSDGNDGVAAFSESGKSAIRDRRKVRREESGRKSSRTDLLGGGEDAIRDQGGNDLVHDVVSQGSHSKGGMSRQKGKHSQEVPLKSLSDQLNDIPVDSDDLGSSNVHHYGRYSRQEKAGDEPEASICGQSAGLNRGKRRKFRGGRRAHAAPTSRDVGAQSEMSVASNSFAQGSVHPKHHMEVAEEFGDQSVTRAPRNGCGIPWNWSRIHHKGKTILDIAGRSLPCGLSDSRLRKGGMAPCGRDINGMPVASDHSSSSTKSDAEALPLLVEASASQGSTSNVCWAHDYSGELGIFSDHFLKHDVDSDLASEARSGDQQKLRGSHHGRHQNLTQKYMPRTFRDLVGQNLVSQALSNAVIKRKVGLLYVFYGPHGTGKTSCARIFARALNCHSLEHSKPCGFCNSCIAHDMGKSRNIREVGPVGNFDFESIMRLLDNVSRSHLPSKYRVFIFDDCDSLSPECWSAITKVIDRFPRSLVFVLVCSSLDVLPHTIISRCQKFLFPKLKDADIIDSLQWIASKEDIKTDKEALKLIASRSDGSLRDAEMTLEQLSLLGQAISVPLIQEMVGLISDEKLVDLLDLAFSADTVHTVKNLRVVMETGVEPVALMSQLATVITDILAGSYDFTKERHKRKFFRRQPLSKEDMEKLRQALKTLSEAEKQLRISNDKLTWLTAALLQLAPDQQYMFPSSCADASLNQSPLALNNAGGRGMSRRRGEHSEMPNNERGLSANVRLENYKAGGSGDYVDNDMMKGFTIDRKQHAGAEIVPRRTSALTSDMFKVSDGHIPSKNFKTIEEIWLEVLGMIQISSERQFLNQHGKLLSVSFGAAPTVQLMFSSYLTKSKAEDFRDHILHAFESVLGGPVTIEIRYDSRKDTSAAYLLPTLSSSKNGTTQIPTARHYDITKRIPRNGEVDGVGNQSQLVHSESHEIVEVPTSPREFKVADGNGTQMGEAGPSNKVSLSITSGRRKLGERSQSQSIVRSKVSLAHMIQQSEGSQRSSWSTRKPFSIAEKLEQENLRLEPRSKSLLCWKASRVTRRKRSRLKTRTRKPHSLLKLVSCGKCLSSRSPR, from the exons ATGACCAAGGCTGTGAGAGATAGGATACTCAAGGATGCCAATGGTGATATCAGTGATCATCTGCGCAACCATATTCACTTGTCTAACTGTATTCACTTGAAGAACCATATGCACAAACAAAATCCAATATTAGTTGATAGGGCCCTCGTGAGGGACCTTATTGTCCTTCAGAGGTCTCGATTGCTCAGGGATCCTTCTGCTAGTCCTCCCTCGTGGCATTCACCTTCTGTTTTGGATTTGCTCCCCAAGATAAGTGAGAAAGATTCCATAATTCGAGAGAAGAGAAGGTCAAATGCGAATGGGCTGCGGAGGGAAGGTAGGCGATTGTCTCGAAGCTCACCACCCTTAGCAAGTGTTGCACCATCAAAAGTAGCTCCGGATGAGGACAGTGACGGCAATGATGGGGTAGCGGCCTTCAGTGAGAGTGGCAAGAGTGCAATTCGGGATCGAAGAAAAGTTAGGAGGGAAGAATCTGGTAGAAAGAGTAGTCGGACTGATCTCTTGGGTGGCGGTGAGGATGCTATAAGAGACCAAGGGGGTAATGATTTAGTTCATGATGTTGTTTCTCAGGGTTCTCATTCTAAAGGTGGAATGAGTAGACAAAAGGGGAAGCATAGTCAAGAAGTTCCTTTAAAGTCCCTTTCAGATCAATTGAATGATATTCCAGTTGATAGTGATGATTTAGGATCTTCTAATGTACATCATTATGGAAGATATTCTAGACAAGAGAAAGCTGGTGATGAACCTGAAGCCAGCATCTGTGGTCAATCAGCTGGATTAAATAGGGGGAAAAGACGGAAGTTTCGAGGTGGCAGAAGAGCTCATGCTGCTCCCACGTCGAGAGATGTTGGTGCACAGAGCGAAATGTCTGTTGCTTCTAATTCATTTGCGCAAGGTTCGGTGCACCCAAAACATCACATGGAGGTTGCAGAGGAATTTGGTGACCAAAGTGTCACGAGGGCTCCTAGGAATGGCTGTGGAATACCATGGAATTGGTCTAGAATTCATCATAAGGGTAAAACAATCCTTGACATTGCAGGAAGGAGTTTGCCTTGCGGTCTGTCAGATTCCAGATTAAGGAAAGGTGGCATGGCTCCTTGTGGGAGAGATATTAATGGGATGCCTGTGGCATCAGATCATTCAAGTTCATCTACTAAGTCAGATGCGGAGGCATTGCCTTTACTCGTTGAGGCATCTGCATCTCAGGGAAGTACTTCCAATGTTTGTTGGGCACATGATTACTCTGGAGAGTTGGGAATTTTTTCTGATCATTTTTTAAAGCATGATGTTGATTCAGACCTTGCTTCCGAGGCTAGATCTGGTGACCAACAAAAACTTCGGGGAAGTCACCATGGCAGGCACCAAAATCTGACACAAAAATACATGCCAAGAACATTCAGAGATCTGGTTGGGCAGAATTTGGTGTCACAAGCTCTGTCTAATGCTGTAATTAAACGGAAGGTAGGGTTGCTGTATGTTTTTTATGGACCACATGGCACCGGGAAAACCTCTTGTGCTCGTATATTTGCCAGAGCCTTGAATTGTCACTCTCTGGAGCATTCAAAACCGTGTGGCTTTTGCAATTCTTGCATTGCTCATGACATGGGCAAGAGCCGAAATATAAGGGAAGTTGGGCCGGTCGGCAATTTTGATTTTGAGAGCATTATGCGTCTACTCGACAATGTGAGCAGATCCCATCTGCCATCAAAGTACAGAGTTTTCATTTTTGATGACTGTGATAGTCTGTCCCCTGAATGCTGGAGTGCCATAACGAAGGTCATTGATCGATTTCCGAGAAGCCTAGTTTTTGTGCTTGTCTGCTCTAGCCTTGATGTTTTGCCTCATACAATCATATCCAGGTGCCAGAAATTCCTTTTTCCAAAGCTGAAGGATGCAGATATTATCGATAGTCTGCAGTGGATCGCATCAAAAGAAGATATAAAAACTGATAAAGAAGCACTTAAACTCATTGCATCACGATCAGATGGATCGCTAAGGGATGCTGAGATGACTCTTGAGCAACTGAGCTTGCTTGGGCAGGCAATATCTGTTCCTCTGATTCAGGAAATG GTTGGACTTATTTCTGATGAAAAATTGGTAGATCTTCTTGATTTAGCATTTTCTGCGGACACAGTACATACTGTGAAGAATTTGAGAGTGGTAATGGAAACTGGAGTGGAGCCTGTAGCTTTGATGTCACAGCTTGCTACAGTTATAACTGATATACTTGCTGGTAGCTATGATTTCACAAAAGAAAGGCACAAGAGGAAGTTTTTCCGGAGGCAACCTT TGTCCAAAGAAGACATGGAAAAACTGCGCCAAGCTTTAAAAACTTTATCCGAGGCTGAGAAGCAGCTGAGGATATCAAATGACAAACTAACATGGCTAACAGCTGCATTGCTTCAACTTGCTCCTGATCAGCAGTATATGTTTCCTAGTTCTTGTGCGGATGCTAGTCTTAATCAGAGTCCCTTGGCTCTGAATAATGCTGGTGGAAGAGGTATGTCCAGAAGACGTGGCGAGCATTCTGAGATGCCCAACAATGAACGTGGCTTGTCAGCAAATGTTAGATTGGAAAATTATAAAGCTGGAGGTTCTGGTGATTATGTTGATAATGACATGATGAAAGGTTTTACCATAGATCGGAAACAACATGCTGGGGCAGAAATAGTTCCTCGGCGGACATCTGCACTCACTTCTGATATGTTTAAAGTGAGTGATGGACATATTCCAAGTAAAAATTTCAAGACAATTGAAGAAATTTGGTTGGAGGTGCTTGGGATGATCCAAATTAGTAGCGAAAGACAGTTCCTGAACCAACATGGAAAGCTGCTTTCTGTCAGTTTTGGTGCAG CTCCAACTGTGCAGTTGATGTTCAGCTCGTATTTGACAAAGTCAAAAGCAGAGGACTTTCGAGATCACATTTTACATGCATTTGAGTCTGTTCTTGGAGGTCCAGTGACAATTGAAATCCGGTATGATTCAAGGAAAGACACAAGTGCAGCTTATCTGCTGCCGACATTATCATCCTCTAAGAATGGCACAACTCAGATTCCTACAGCAAGACATTATGATATTACCAAAAGGATCCCTAGGAATGGGGAAGTTGATGGAGTTGGCAACCAATCTCAACTAGTGCATTCGGAATCTCATGAAATAGTCGAAGTTCCCACTTCTCCTAGGGAGTTTAAAGTTGCTGATGGTAATGGTACACAGATGGGAGAGGCAGGGCCTTCAAACAAGGTATCATTATCGATTACCTCAGGTAGAAGGAAACTTGGGGAACGGAGTCAGAGCCAGAGCATTGTGAGAAGCAAGGTCTCTCTCGCTCACATGATTCAGCAGTCCGAAGGATCACAGAGAAGTAGTTGGTCAACACGCAAGCCATTTTCCATTGCAGAAAAGCTTGAACAAGAGAATCT GAGGCTGGAACCA